In Streptosporangium album, the following are encoded in one genomic region:
- a CDS encoding NmrA/HSCARG family protein translates to MRKTVVVVGATGLQGRVVTAHLLAGGWRVRALTRDPGSASAQALAAAGAELVRAEMGVLGSLVAAAEGAYGMFGVQPTVGSPGTPPDFTAEDEVRWGVNVAEAARAAGIRHFVFTSVAGAGRHDEEVLPRNVVSKWRIEQHIAKLGLPATILRPVSFMENYTGGYHLHEGTVTTAFEPDVPQQIVAVDDVGVFAALAFAHPEEWIGRAIDLAGDEVTPRGIAKAIGAAIGRPVPYMQLPIETIRQVGEEFAFAYEWLNTLGWRADISAARRIHPGLMDLHTWLDRTGAAQIEAFFDARQDA, encoded by the coding sequence ATGCGGAAGACAGTTGTGGTGGTGGGCGCGACCGGTCTGCAGGGACGGGTCGTGACGGCGCATCTGCTCGCTGGCGGCTGGCGGGTGCGGGCGCTGACCCGCGATCCGGGCAGCGCATCGGCGCAGGCCCTGGCCGCGGCGGGAGCCGAGCTCGTACGCGCTGAGATGGGGGTCCTTGGCTCTCTGGTCGCGGCAGCCGAGGGCGCCTACGGCATGTTCGGCGTCCAGCCCACTGTCGGCTCACCCGGCACCCCACCGGACTTCACGGCCGAGGACGAGGTCCGCTGGGGTGTCAACGTGGCCGAAGCGGCTCGCGCCGCAGGCATCCGGCACTTCGTCTTCACCTCCGTCGCCGGCGCGGGCCGCCACGACGAAGAGGTGCTGCCGCGCAACGTCGTGAGCAAGTGGCGAATCGAGCAGCACATCGCCAAGCTCGGCCTGCCCGCGACCATCCTGCGGCCGGTCTCCTTCATGGAGAACTACACCGGCGGCTACCACCTGCACGAGGGCACGGTGACCACCGCGTTCGAGCCGGACGTGCCGCAGCAGATCGTGGCTGTCGACGACGTCGGCGTGTTCGCCGCCCTGGCGTTCGCCCACCCGGAGGAGTGGATCGGCAGGGCGATCGACCTGGCCGGTGACGAGGTGACCCCACGGGGGATCGCGAAGGCCATCGGGGCGGCGATCGGGCGGCCCGTGCCGTACATGCAGCTCCCGATCGAGACGATCCGGCAGGTCGGCGAGGAGTTCGCCTTCGCCTACGAGTGGCTCAACACGCTCGGCTGGCGGGCCGACATCTCTGCGGCGCGGCGAATCCACCCCGGCCTGATGGACCTGCACACCTGGCTCGACCGGACCGGCGCCGCTCAGATCGAAGCTTTCTTCGACGCTCGGCAGGACGCATGA
- a CDS encoding type II toxin-antitoxin system RelE family toxin: MSDRYTVLLDPPARRALASGLPETVAAAAWELITGAIAREPWRVGKPLQEPYEGLHVARRGTYRVVYRIDEDKHTVTIQTIKHRRDAYRP; this comes from the coding sequence GTGAGCGACCGATATACCGTCCTCCTGGATCCGCCTGCCCGCCGCGCGCTCGCCTCGGGCCTGCCCGAGACCGTGGCGGCCGCAGCCTGGGAGTTGATCACCGGTGCCATCGCACGCGAGCCGTGGCGTGTCGGCAAACCCCTCCAAGAGCCGTATGAGGGACTGCATGTCGCCCGACGTGGAACGTATCGCGTGGTCTACCGCATCGACGAGGACAAGCACACCGTGACGATCCAGACGATCAAACACCGCCGAGACGCCTACCGCCCATAA
- a CDS encoding TIGR03620 family F420-dependent LLM class oxidoreductase: MNGHGLDLGHIGIWAGDFDSYPAATLREAAVAIEDSGYGTLWFPETAGREAMAQAGILLAATRRIVVAAGTADIYARDAVSTAAAQRTLDEAFPGRFLLGLWESHPSLAEDVRGHRFGPPRETMRGYLDTMDAAPFGPPGSPAAPRRVLAALGPDLLALARERAWGAHPLGMPVEHTRTARALLGPDALLAVTQLVVLDPDRSATADLARSYAAALLPNRRALLHDLGFENVDSLDDRLVDALVSRGPADAIAHRVEEHLEAGADHVSLFVVTATPQTPPLRQWRELAERLLIGRQ, from the coding sequence ATGAACGGCCATGGACTCGATCTCGGGCACATCGGGATCTGGGCGGGAGATTTCGACAGCTACCCCGCGGCCACCCTCCGCGAGGCGGCGGTGGCGATCGAGGACTCCGGTTACGGGACACTCTGGTTCCCCGAGACGGCAGGGCGGGAGGCCATGGCGCAGGCCGGGATCCTGCTGGCGGCCACCCGGCGGATCGTGGTGGCCGCCGGCACCGCCGACATCTACGCGCGCGACGCGGTGAGCACCGCGGCCGCGCAACGTACCCTCGATGAGGCGTTCCCCGGGCGCTTCCTGCTCGGGCTCTGGGAGAGTCACCCCAGCCTCGCCGAAGACGTCCGCGGCCATCGCTTCGGCCCTCCGCGGGAGACCATGCGCGGCTACCTCGACACGATGGATGCCGCCCCGTTCGGGCCGCCCGGTTCGCCTGCCGCGCCACGTCGGGTGCTCGCCGCGCTGGGTCCGGATCTGCTCGCCCTCGCCCGCGAGCGGGCCTGGGGGGCGCACCCACTGGGCATGCCGGTCGAGCACACCAGGACCGCCAGGGCCCTGCTCGGTCCGGACGCGCTGCTGGCCGTCACCCAGCTCGTCGTCCTGGACCCGGACCGTTCCGCCACCGCCGACCTGGCCCGCTCCTATGCCGCCGCGCTCCTCCCCAACCGTCGTGCACTGCTGCACGATCTGGGATTCGAGAACGTCGACTCCCTCGACGACCGGCTTGTCGACGCGCTGGTGAGTCGCGGGCCCGCCGATGCCATCGCACACCGCGTCGAGGAGCACCTGGAGGCCGGAGCCGACCATGTGAGCCTCTTCGTCGTCACGGCCACACCGCAGACCCCACCCCTGCGTCAGTGGCGTGAACTCGCCGAACGACTTCTGATCGGACGTCAGTGA
- a CDS encoding TetR/AcrR family transcriptional regulator — MRADARRNYDRILVAAGAAIAQHGAEASLEEIARHAGVGSATLHRHFPSRQALLEAVFRDRVETLCAKASELAADLDPGPALFTWLRAVGTHAASNRGLAASLMHGAYDGDPTLGATCHTMIVKAGGELLEHARQAHTIRPDVAIIDLLKLVSAISLATEQELGGAAEADRLLALAIDGVRPHEVPHAHSEQ, encoded by the coding sequence ATGCGCGCCGACGCGCGCCGCAACTACGACCGGATCCTCGTCGCGGCCGGCGCGGCCATCGCTCAGCATGGAGCCGAGGCGTCCCTGGAGGAGATCGCCCGACACGCCGGCGTCGGCTCCGCCACCTTGCACCGGCACTTCCCCTCCCGTCAGGCGCTGCTGGAGGCCGTCTTCCGCGACCGGGTGGAGACCCTCTGCGCGAAGGCGTCCGAGCTGGCCGCCGACCTCGATCCCGGCCCCGCCCTGTTCACCTGGCTCCGCGCCGTGGGCACACATGCCGCGTCCAACCGCGGCCTGGCCGCGTCGCTGATGCACGGCGCCTACGACGGCGACCCGACGCTGGGCGCCACCTGCCACACGATGATCGTGAAGGCCGGCGGCGAACTGCTGGAGCATGCTCGCCAGGCGCACACCATCCGCCCCGACGTCGCCATCATCGATCTACTCAAACTCGTCAGCGCCATCTCGCTGGCCACTGAACAGGAACTCGGTGGTGCAGCCGAGGCCGACCGGCTGCTCGCACTCGCCATCGACGGCGTGCGCCCTCATGAAGTACCCCACGCCCACAGCGAGCAGTGA
- a CDS encoding CBS domain-containing protein gives MMTTDVITVGPTDPVRRAVRTLYEHGVTAAPVLDERGRLVGIVSEMDLLRGEFERDPRSSARIVLGHSAPVPYTVADVMTSEVTTVAETTDVTAAIDLMVCKRVKSLPVSRNGRVVGMLSRRDLLALLARPDEDIRADVLAALREQYPSGPSWEVRVCDGMVELRGRHAGRTDDIADLLARTVPGVARVRHLQ, from the coding sequence ATGATGACCACAGACGTGATCACGGTCGGCCCGACCGATCCGGTACGGCGGGCCGTGCGCACCCTGTACGAGCACGGTGTCACCGCCGCACCCGTCCTGGACGAGCGCGGCCGCCTGGTCGGCATCGTCAGCGAAATGGACCTGCTGCGCGGCGAGTTCGAGCGCGATCCCCGCTCCAGCGCCCGGATCGTCCTCGGCCACTCCGCGCCTGTGCCGTACACGGTGGCCGACGTCATGACATCCGAGGTCACGACCGTGGCGGAGACGACCGACGTCACCGCCGCGATCGACCTCATGGTCTGCAAACGGGTCAAGAGCCTGCCGGTGAGCAGGAACGGCCGGGTGGTCGGCATGCTCAGCCGCCGTGACCTGCTGGCCCTGCTCGCCCGTCCGGACGAGGACATCCGCGCCGACGTGCTGGCCGCGTTGCGCGAGCAGTACCCTTCCGGACCGTCCTGGGAGGTGCGGGTGTGTGACGGGATGGTGGAGCTGCGCGGTCGGCACGCCGGGCGCACTGACGACATCGCCGACCTGCTCGCCCGCACCGTCCCCGGAGTGGCCCGGGTCAGACATCTCCAGTGA
- a CDS encoding type II toxin-antitoxin system Phd/YefM family antitoxin encodes MEIIPISEAKDRLTELADRAAREHDHFTLTRNGRPHAVIVSVAEWESLQETLEILADPEMRADLVEAAAAEASGDVTTEEEMAAIMAARLGKASA; translated from the coding sequence ATGGAGATCATCCCGATCAGCGAAGCGAAGGACCGGCTGACCGAGCTGGCCGACCGGGCTGCTCGCGAGCACGATCACTTCACGCTCACTCGGAACGGGCGGCCTCATGCCGTCATCGTGTCCGTGGCCGAGTGGGAGTCCCTGCAGGAGACGCTGGAGATCCTCGCTGACCCTGAAATGCGGGCCGACCTGGTCGAAGCCGCTGCCGCCGAGGCAAGCGGCGACGTGACCACCGAGGAGGAGATGGCCGCCATCATGGCGGCCCGCCTCGGCAAGGCGAGCGCGTGA